The following proteins are co-located in the Deltaproteobacteria bacterium genome:
- a CDS encoding hydroxymethylglutaryl-CoA synthase family protein translates to MAGILAAGASVPRYRLPRELIAKEWGGTSAGGEKAVANHDEDSLTLAVNATLALGSEDPRPDAVFFATTTAPYVEKQAAATIATVLDLPASVRTLDFTDTLRAGTSAVLAALDAIAGGSAARVLVAAGDCRLAEPDSPTEQNLGDAGAALLLGADPGLAEVVATHTVADEFLGTWRTREQEFPRAFPGAFEAKFGYGRVIGEVVKGVLAKARLEPRQLATVILPTPTPRAPQAVAKAAGLDAKRQLQESFWTTLGDTGAAQPLLMLAAALERAKAGDLILAVGYGDGADAIVLRATGRPIPAGQGVARQIEVKRTLPSYGRYARFRKLVRKETVTSDVSSPVILWRDRKELLPLYGGRCPRCGTVQFPKHRLCVECADPNGLEEVKLARRGRLFTFTNDYLTESPDPPVTHAVVDLDGGGRLYVQLTDCEPERVEIDMPLELTFRKIHEAGGFNNYFWKARPQ, encoded by the coding sequence GTGGCGGGCATCCTGGCCGCCGGCGCCTCCGTGCCGCGCTACCGGCTTCCGCGCGAGCTGATCGCCAAGGAGTGGGGCGGGACGTCGGCGGGTGGCGAGAAGGCCGTGGCCAACCACGACGAGGACAGCCTCACGCTCGCCGTGAACGCCACGCTCGCGCTCGGCAGCGAGGACCCCCGTCCCGACGCCGTCTTCTTCGCGACGACGACGGCGCCCTATGTCGAGAAGCAGGCGGCGGCGACGATCGCGACGGTCCTCGATCTGCCGGCCTCGGTCCGCACGCTCGACTTCACCGACACGCTGCGCGCCGGCACCTCCGCCGTGCTGGCCGCGCTCGACGCCATCGCGGGCGGCAGCGCCGCGCGCGTCCTGGTGGCGGCGGGCGACTGCCGTCTCGCCGAGCCCGACTCGCCGACCGAGCAGAACCTCGGCGACGCGGGCGCCGCGCTGCTGCTCGGGGCCGATCCCGGCCTCGCCGAGGTGGTGGCGACCCACACGGTCGCCGACGAGTTCCTCGGCACCTGGCGCACCCGGGAGCAGGAGTTCCCGCGCGCCTTCCCCGGCGCCTTCGAGGCGAAGTTCGGCTACGGCCGGGTGATCGGCGAGGTGGTGAAGGGCGTCCTCGCCAAGGCGCGGCTCGAGCCGCGCCAGCTGGCAACCGTCATCCTGCCGACGCCGACCCCGCGCGCCCCGCAGGCCGTCGCCAAGGCGGCCGGGCTCGACGCGAAGCGCCAGCTCCAGGAGAGCTTCTGGACGACGCTCGGCGACACGGGCGCCGCGCAGCCGCTCCTCATGCTCGCCGCCGCCCTCGAGCGCGCCAAGGCCGGCGACCTGATCCTCGCCGTCGGCTACGGCGACGGCGCGGACGCGATCGTGCTGCGCGCCACCGGCCGGCCGATTCCCGCCGGTCAGGGTGTGGCGCGCCAGATCGAGGTGAAGCGCACGCTGCCGTCCTACGGGCGCTACGCGCGCTTCCGGAAGCTCGTGCGCAAGGAGACGGTCACGAGCGACGTGTCGTCGCCCGTCATCCTGTGGCGCGACCGCAAGGAGCTCCTGCCGCTCTACGGCGGCCGGTGCCCGCGCTGCGGCACGGTGCAGTTCCCGAAGCACCGGCTGTGCGTCGAGTGCGCGGACCCGAACGGCCTCGAGGAGGTGAAGCTCGCGCGGCGCGGGCGGCTCTTCACCTTCACGAACGACTACCTGACCGAGAGCCCGGACCCTCCGGTGACGCATGCGGTCGTCGACCTCGACGGCGGCGGGCGGCTCTACGTGCAGCTCACGGACTGCGAGCCCGAGCGGGTCGAGATCGACATGCCGCTCGAGCTGACGTTCCGGAAGATCCACGAGGCCGGCGGGTTCAACAACTACTTCTGGAAAGCGAGGCCCCAATGA
- a CDS encoding acetyl-CoA acetyltransferase, whose product MNIRDRVAVVGVGCSKFGEHYDRSAEDLVVEAAFEAYRDAGIEPARIEAAWVGTLESGYSGTALADPLKLYDRPITRVENYCASGMDAFRNACLAVAAGMYECVLALGFEKLRDSGRRGLGTFGAHPVVGHGTTAPSLFAMAANRYFKTYGVTKEALAKVAVKNHHNGTMSPKAHFQMEVTEEQVLGAPLICSPLGLFDCCPTTDGAAAAIVCRADVARSVRPDPILVKGLGLAVTSGEPYLKPGFAYTGFPATRRAAQSAYEQAGITPKDLDLAEVHDCFTITEILNYEDLGLCPAGEGWRYVAEGRASIGGEVPVNPSGGLKSFGHPIGATGVRMIYEVCQQLWHKAGARQVKDAAVGLAHNLGGPGAVGCVTVLANA is encoded by the coding sequence ATGAACATCCGTGATCGTGTCGCCGTGGTCGGCGTCGGCTGCAGCAAGTTCGGCGAGCACTACGACCGCTCGGCGGAGGACCTGGTGGTCGAGGCGGCGTTCGAGGCCTACCGCGACGCGGGCATCGAGCCGGCGCGGATCGAGGCCGCGTGGGTCGGGACGCTGGAGAGCGGTTATTCGGGGACGGCGCTCGCCGATCCGCTGAAGCTCTACGACAGACCGATCACCCGCGTGGAGAACTACTGCGCCTCGGGCATGGACGCCTTCCGCAACGCCTGCCTGGCGGTGGCCGCGGGCATGTACGAGTGCGTGCTCGCCCTCGGCTTCGAGAAGCTGCGCGACTCGGGCCGGCGTGGCCTCGGCACCTTCGGCGCGCATCCGGTCGTCGGGCACGGGACGACGGCCCCGAGCCTCTTCGCCATGGCGGCCAACCGCTACTTCAAGACCTACGGCGTCACCAAGGAGGCGCTCGCCAAGGTGGCGGTCAAGAACCACCACAACGGGACCATGTCGCCGAAGGCGCACTTCCAGATGGAGGTGACCGAGGAGCAGGTGCTGGGCGCACCGCTCATCTGCAGCCCGCTCGGCCTCTTCGACTGCTGCCCGACGACCGACGGGGCGGCGGCGGCGATCGTGTGCCGCGCCGACGTCGCCCGGTCGGTCCGCCCCGACCCGATCCTGGTGAAGGGGCTCGGTCTCGCCGTCACCTCGGGCGAGCCGTATCTGAAGCCGGGCTTCGCCTACACCGGCTTCCCCGCCACCCGCCGGGCCGCGCAGTCGGCGTACGAGCAGGCGGGCATCACGCCGAAGGACCTCGACCTGGCCGAGGTGCACGACTGCTTCACGATCACGGAGATCCTGAACTACGAGGACCTGGGACTCTGTCCCGCCGGCGAGGGCTGGCGCTATGTCGCCGAGGGCCGGGCGTCGATCGGCGGCGAGGTGCCGGTCAACCCGAGCGGCGGCCTCAAGTCCTTCGGCCATCCGATCGGCGCGACCGGCGTCCGCATGATCTACGAGGTCTGCCAGCAGCTCTGGCACAAGGCGGGCGCGCGCCAGGTGAAGGATGCCGCGGTCGGCCTGGCGCACAACCTCGGGGGCCCCGGCGCGGTCGGCTGCGTCACCGTGCTCGCCAACGCCTG